Within the Natronospira bacteriovora genome, the region ACCACGCGTCCCAGGCGGGGATGCTCAAGCAATGGCTCGACACGGCGGGTGATGCGCTCGACGACGCGCTCGGCATTGAGGGGGTGATCTTCTCGGGCGATATAGCCGTGGATCTGGCGCAGACGGGCCCGCGCCCGGGCGGTCCAGACAAGCCTCACTTGTCCAGTCCAAACTCGCGCAGTACCTCGGCGTGGTCGGTCACGCGACCGGCCGCGCTGTCGGCCAGACCGGCCTCGATGTCGAGGATGGTCTCGACAGTCTCGGCCAGATCCTCCCAGCCCGCCGTTTCCGGCAACCGGTCGATCAGCTCGTGGGCCTGTTGTTTAAATGTCGTCGCCATGATTGCCATTCTAGCGCTCCTCTTCGTTGTCTTCCATCGCTTCGCGGTCCAGGGCGTCTAAGACATCCTGGGCGGTGGGTTCGTCGTCCGAGGCCTCACCCCGGGCGGTCTTGAGCCGGTCGGCGACGCCTTCCGGCAGGGTTGCCGGGTGGGTGGCGCTGTGGATCTGTTTCAGTTTGTGAATGGCCACATGGGTGTAGATCTCGGTCGTGGACAGGTGGGCGTGACCCAGGATCTGCTGGATGTAGCGCAGATCCGCCCCGTTCTCCAGCATCAGCGTGGCCATGGTGTGGCGAAAGAGATGACAGCGGCCTTCCTTCTCCACACCGGCCTGGCCAATGTACTTTTTCACGGCTCTGGAGACCCGGTGCGGGTCCAGCGGGCGGCCCGTCTCGTCCACAAACACCGGGCCGGTCTCGGTGGCCGGCACGGCGCGGCCGTCGTCGAGGTATTTGTCGATCCAGGCGAGCGCCCGCTCGCCGATGGGCACGAAACGGTCCTTGCGGCCCTTGCCCTGGCGGATGGCCAGAATCCCGGCGGCGTGGTTGATGTCGGCCAGCTCCAGGTTCAGAAGCTCGGCCCGGCGGATGCCGGTGGAATACAGCACTTCAAGCATCGCTCTGTCACGCAGCCCGGCCGGGGTGCCGACATCCGGCTGGCTCATGATCTTTTCGGCCTCCTCGGCGGTGAGCGTGTGTTTGGGCAGGCGCTTTTCCCGCTTGGGCAATTCCAGCTCAGAGGCCGGGTCGTAGAGGATCAGGTTCTCGCGCATCAGGAACTTGAACCAGGTGCGAATCGCCGTGAGGCGATTGCACTGGCTCTGGACGGATAACGGTTTTCCGTTGCGGCCAAGGGCGTGATACAGGTGGCGCTGATAGCGTTGCAGCACCGGGCGGGTGATCTCGTGGATTCTTTCAATGCCCCGTTCCCGGCACCAGTCCAGAAACCAGATCAAGGAGGCGCGCTTGTACTGCACGCTCTGGCGGGCGTAGTGACGGGCCGTCAGATGCTCGATGTAGGCGTGCACATAGGCCTGAAGCGAGCGCGGGTCCGAAGGCGGGGCCGGGTTGCGGTCCACATACGGCATCAGGCGCTCCGCGTGGCCCGGGCGGTGGGTTGTGGTTTTTCATCCTTAGCAGCTAAAGCGGCTAAAGAAGAAGTACGGTATGACGCGCTCGTTTTTTTGCTCCCGGGATATGCGTTTTCAGGCTCCGAGACAATGGAATCGCCGGAGGCCTTGCCGTTGCTGGGCTTGGCCGGATTTTCAGCACTCCGTTCCTGCCCCGAAAGCAGCCCGGAAGTACCCCGGAAGCAGGCCGGAAGCGTGTCTTCCAGGTCCGAAAGGTTCGCCGTCGCAGCCAGTTTTTCGGGATCAATCAGCCCCGGCAGCCGGCGGCCGTCGTCGGCGATCTCGCCATCAAAGAGCAGTTCATAGACAAACCGCCGGCCGTTGCGGCCGTGGTGGAGGGCCAGGTACTCGTACTCGACCAGCCGGTCCAGGTGCAGGGCCACCTGGCTGTTGGACAGGCCCGAGGCTTCCCGGATATCGCGCCGGGTAAAGCGCACCTCGGCCCGCTCCAGCTTTTCCGCCTGCATTTTCTCGTCCACCCAGGCACAGATCACGCCCAAGACCTGTCGCGTCTGCGGCGGCAGTTCATCGAGACTGCGGCCCAGCACTTCATGGGCCAGGCGGTTGGCCAGGGCGATGTCAGAAGGTTCGACTTCCACATACTCGACCGCCCGGCCCCGGTGCTCGACGGTTTTGATGGACCGCTGATGCTGGTGCAGCAGGGCAATGGCATCGATCAGGGTCAGGTATTTTTGGTGGTCTCGTCGGGTTCTTGTTCGCTCGTCCAAAAAACTCAAATGCTCGGCGTAAGGATTGACCACGGCCAAGGGTTTTAGCAGACGCTGGGCGTTGCGGTGGAGCGTTCTCACTGCTTCGGCCGTCTGCCCGGCCAAGAGGCCATCGAGGGTGCGGGCCTGTCGCTGCCGGGCCTGGATTCGGCGGGTCTGGTCGCGGCTCTCGTCCACGGTCAGCACCAGGCAGCGATTTAACAGCTCTTCGTCGATGTCGATGGCCGTGGTGGTCAGCATCAACATCACCGGGCCCTCGACCACAGCCAATGCCGGAAACCTTTTTTACCCTAGCCAAGGAAAATGAAAATCGCAAGCCTGGCTATGGTCGGTTGCTCCCAGGTGAGGAAGCGCCGGGCCGAAGCGACCACGGTTAAGTAGCTGACGGGCCGAAGGAAAAAGGGAACCGGGTGAGCGTGAGTGACACGCCAGGCAGATCATTCCTTCTTGATATAAGCCAGTGAGAAGGAGCCCGGGCCGACGTTGATGCCGGCGGTGGTGCTCATGACGGCGAGCATGGTTTCGATGCCGTGTTTTTTGGTCAAGCGGGCCAGTTCCATGTACTTGGGGTGTTTCTTGATGACTTCCGGGTTGCCGGCATAGCTCATGCAGATGGTGTTGGTCTTGAGCTCGTCGTTGCGGATTTTCTCCATGGTGTCGTCGAGGAGCACGGAGACGGCGCTGTCGAAGCCCTGGATCTTCTTGATGGCTTCACTCTCGCCCCGGTTCATCTGGATGATGGGTTTCATGTCCAAGGCGGAGCCCAGCTTGAAGCTGAGCCAGCTGACGCTGCGATCACCCTTGGTGCGGGCCCGGTGGTAGACGTAGTGGAGGTCTTCGGGGATGAGGTAGCCGTAGACGTTCTCACTGAGGGCCTCGATCTCGGGCCGCAGTTTCTCCAGCGGAAGATTTTCCTTGCGGATCATCTTGAGGGTTTCGTGAATGAGAACGGCCTGGCCGGTGAACAGGGTCTTGCTGTCCAGCACCCGCATGGCGAAGGGGCGGTCGATGCCGTTCTTTTCCCGTACGCCCTTGTATTCATTCATCACGCCATAGGAGGCCTGAGTGGCGTTCTCGAAGGTCAGGCTGCGGGATTTCGACAGGGTGATCACCAGCACCCGGTCGTACTCGAGTACGAGCTTGTCCAGAAAGAGCTTCTTGATCTCGTCCGGACTCGGTGGTTCGGTCTCGGCTTCGGTTTCCTTGTTGGCCAGGTAGCGCTGGTAGAAGCGCATGGTGGCCTGGGGGTCCCGCTCGTCCACGAAGAGCTCGTCACCGAAATGCAGGCGAATGGGCAGGATGCTCAGGCCGTATTTGTCGATGTAGCTTCTCGGCAAATCGCAGGCGGAGTCGATGACCACACCGATTTTCATCCCTTTCTCCTTTCTTCGCGGCCTGGGGCCGGCAGCCGTGGCAATGGAATTCGCAAGCAATTCGTACCAGCTTAATCCCAGCCGCCTGAAATTTCATCCTCCGGGACGATCAGACCAATCGACAATTGGCCCATCAGTAATTGGCCCAGGCGCGATCCAGGCGCTGGGCCGAGACCGGGATATCGGTACCGAGCTCCTGGGCGAACAGGGACACGCGGTATTCCTCCACCATCCAGCGGTAATGCAGCAGCGGTGAGTCCGGGTCGTGTCGGCATTGGTCCGCCGCTTCGGGGAATCGCTGGCGCAGGCGTTCCTGGTGCGGACGAATCGCCGCGGAGAGCTTCTGATCCCTGGGGTTGCCCTGCTCCAGGCGATCCAGGCGTTTTTCCACCGCCTGGAGATAGCGGGGATAGGCGCTCAGGCGCTGGCGGGCGATGCCGTCGAGAAAACCCGGGAAGATCAGATAGTCCAGCTGCTCGCCGATTTCCCGGGCGGCCTTGAGCAGTACCGGATTCATGCGGCCCGAGAGGCGGCGCCGGATATCGTCATGCTGTTTCATGACCGTCTCCAGCCAGTCGCGCCAGCGCTCGCCGGTGGGGATGATGTCGGCGGAATGCTGGCGACAGAGGGCCTCGAACCCGGCCTCGTCACGCGGCTGCTCTTCCCCGTCCAGCACGGCCTCATCCAGCGTCAGCCGCAGCAGGGCCTCTTCCAGTGTCTTGCGGTCACCCAGCTTGCGAAAGCGAAGGGCAATGCGATCGAGCCCCTTGAGCTTGCGCACGGCATCCGCCTGCTGCTTGAGGCGCAAGGCCACGAGACGCCGGATGCCGCCATGGCTCAGGGCATCGGCGCTGGGCCGGTCATCATGCAGCACCAGTTCCACCTCGCTGCCGGTATCACGCAGCGCGGGCCAGGCGGTCACGGTGACGCCGTGGCGCTCCACCGCTACTTCATTGGGAATGCGGCCGAAATCCCAGTGGCGCGTCTTTCGCCGCGGCCATTCATCGGATTCGGCACTGGCAAGGGATTCACTGGCCCGGTGGCCATGGCGTGCCTGCAGCGCGGACAGGTCGCTGCCTTCATCGACGGCCCTGCCCTGCCCGTCCACCAGGCGAACCACCACATGCAGGTAATCGGGTACCTGCTCGTCGCGCCAGGCGTCCTGCGGGATTTCGGTGCCGCTCATGCGCTGCAGCTGTCGCCCCAGGGCGAGCTTCATCGGCTCGCCGGGCTGCATGGCATCCAGGGCCGCGCCGGCGAAATCCGGGGCCGGCACGAACTGACGCCTCAGCGCCTTGGGCAGGGAACGGATCAGAGCCGTGGCCCGTTCCGTGCGCCAGCCGGGAATCATCCAGTCCAGATCCGCCTGGCTGATCTGGTTGATCAGAGCCAGGGGCAGCTCCAGGGTGGCCCCGTCACGCTCCCCGCCCGGCTCGAAATGGTAGTCCACCGCCACGGGGATGCCCTGGATTTTCACATGGTCTGGGAAACTCGCTTCCAGGCTTTCCACTTCCCGCGCCATGACATCGTCCTGGCGCATGCGCAGGGCCTTGTCCCCGGCCCCGCCCTGTTTCTTCAGCCAGGCACGCAGGCCGGGCCAGTCATGAATATCGGCCGGCACTGCCCGGTCATAGAAGGCGGCCAGTTCCTCTTCTTCCCGCAGCAGATCCCGTCGGCGGCGCTTGGCTTCCAGCTCCCGCACTTCCTCGATCAGCCGCTGGTTATGGGACAGAAAGGCGGGCGTCTCGGGCAATCGAGCCGCCACCAGGCCCTCGCGGAGAAAGACTTCCCGTGCTTCCTGCGGGCGCACGCGGCCGAAGTTGATGCGCCGCTTCGCCACCAGGTCCAGACCAAACAGGCTCACCCGCTCGTAGGCGGCCACCCGGCCCTTGCCGGCCTGCCAGTGGGGTTCGAAATACTCGCGCTTGACGATGTGACCGGCCGCCTGCTCGATCCATTGCGGCTCCACCCCGGCCACCGTGCGGGCGAAGGTGCGGGAGGTCTGCACCAGTTCGGCCGCCATGAGCCACTTGGGCGATTTCTGGAACAGGCCGGAGCCCGGGAACACCCAGAACTGCTGGCCGCGCGGCCCTTCATAGGCGTGACCCTCGCCCTTGCGACCCACCTGGGTCAGCAATCCGGACAGCAGCGCCCGGTGAATTTCCGGGTACTCCGCCGCCTGCTCACTGCCCTTCAGCCCCATGTCACGGAGCGCGAGACGCAGCTGGCGCAGCAGATCGCCCCACTCTTCCATGCGCATGGGGGCGAGAAACTGCCGGCGCGCCCATTTGCGGCGCTGATTGCGGGATAGACCAGCGGTTTCTCGCCGGTAGCGCTGCCAGAGATTGAACAGGGCCAGAAAGTCCGATCGGGGGTCGCTGTCCACGGCATGGCATTCATCCGCCGCCTGCCGCGCCGTGGATGGGCGCTCGCGCGGATCCTGGATGCTCAATGCCGCCACGATCACGAGCACTTCGGCCAGGGAACCCAGGCGACCGGCTTCCAGCAGCATCCGGCCCTGGCGCGGATCCACCGGCAGGCGCGCCATGCGGCGCCCGTCCTCGGTCAACTGGCGCCGCTCATCCAGGGCCCTGAGTTCTTCCAGCAGGCGAAACCCGTCGCGAATGAGGCCTTCCTCGGGGGGATCGACAAAGGGAAAGTCATCCGGGTCACCAAGCTTGAGCAGGCGCATCTGCAGTATCACGCTGGCCAGATTGCTGCGCTGGATTTCCGGCTCGGTGAAGGCCGGCCGGGATTCGAAATCCTCCTCCGAATACAGGCGAATGCAGATGCCGGGGCCCAGGCGGCCACAGCGCCCGGAACGCTGATTGGCACTGGCCTGCGACACGCCCTCGATGGGCAGGCGCTGAACCTTGCTGCGGTAACTGTAACGGCTGAGCCGAACCAGGCCGCTGTCGATGACGTAGCGAATGCCGGGCACGGTGAGGGACGTCTCGGCCACATTGGTGGCCAGGATGACCCGGCGGCTGCGCCCGTCCGGGTGAAAGACCCTGTCCTGGTCCTTCGAGGACAGGCGCCCGTACAGGGGCAGAATCTCGCTGTTACGCAGGGACTGCTTGCCCAGGTAGTCGGCGGCATCGCGGATCTCCCGCTCCCCCGGCAGGAAGACCAATACATCTCCCGGCCCTTCACGCCAGAGCTCGGTGAGGCCGCGGGCAATGCCCTGGGACAGGGTAAGGTCCTCTTCATCCGCCTCCGGGTCGCCCAGGGGACGGTAACGCAACTCCACCGGCCAGGTTCGTCCGGACACTTCGATGACCGGGGCATCCGCAAAATGCTTCGAGAAGCGTTCGGTGTCCAGCGTGGCGGAGGTAATGATGATCTTGAGCTCCGGCCGCCGCGTCATCAGGCGGCGCAGATAGCCGAGCAGGAAATCGATGTTGAGGCTGCGTTCATGGGCCTCGTCGATGATGAGGGTGTCGTAGGCGAGCAGATCCCGGTCGGACTGGGATTCGGCCAGCAGCATGCCGTCGGTGAGCAGCTTGACCCGGGTGCTGTCGCTGACCCGGTCGGCGAAACGCACCCGATAGCCCACCAGCTGGCCCAGCTCGGTGCCGGTTTCCTCGGCAATGCGGGCCGCCGTGCTGCGGGCGGCCACCCGGCGCGGCTGGGTATGGCCGATGGTGCCGCGAATGCCCAGGCCCAGCTCCATGCAGATCTTGGGCAGCTGGGTGGTCTTGCCGGAGCCGGTCTCCCCCGCCACGATTACCACCTGGTGGCTTTCGATGGCCTCGCGGATGTCATCACGGCGCTCGCTGACCGGCAGCTCTTCCGGGTAGTCCAGGCGAACGGGCTGGGCCGCCCGGGAACGAGCCCGGGCCATCGACTGTTCCAGCTGTTTTTCCAGCCGGGCCAGCTCCGCCGCACGGTCACGGGCGCGCTTGAGGCGCCCCAGGCGCTTCTGCAAGCGCCGGGCGTCCCGCAGCATGCACTCGTCCAGGCGGCTTTCAATCGCTTGAATCAGCTCTCTCATACGGGATCAGGCATGTCCT harbors:
- a CDS encoding type II toxin-antitoxin system RelE/ParE family toxin gives rise to the protein MRLVWTARARARLRQIHGYIAREDHPLNAERVVERITRRVEPLLEHPRLGRVVERYQREDIRELIESPYRIIYLIADDRIDILTVRDTRRLLPRRLDEL
- a CDS encoding DegV family protein, producing the protein MKIGVVIDSACDLPRSYIDKYGLSILPIRLHFGDELFVDERDPQATMRFYQRYLANKETEAETEPPSPDEIKKLFLDKLVLEYDRVLVITLSKSRSLTFENATQASYGVMNEYKGVREKNGIDRPFAMRVLDSKTLFTGQAVLIHETLKMIRKENLPLEKLRPEIEALSENVYGYLIPEDLHYVYHRARTKGDRSVSWLSFKLGSALDMKPIIQMNRGESEAIKKIQGFDSAVSVLLDDTMEKIRNDELKTNTICMSYAGNPEVIKKHPKYMELARLTKKHGIETMLAVMSTTAGINVGPGSFSLAYIKKE
- the hrpA gene encoding ATP-dependent RNA helicase HrpA, producing the protein MRELIQAIESRLDECMLRDARRLQKRLGRLKRARDRAAELARLEKQLEQSMARARSRAAQPVRLDYPEELPVSERRDDIREAIESHQVVIVAGETGSGKTTQLPKICMELGLGIRGTIGHTQPRRVAARSTAARIAEETGTELGQLVGYRVRFADRVSDSTRVKLLTDGMLLAESQSDRDLLAYDTLIIDEAHERSLNIDFLLGYLRRLMTRRPELKIIITSATLDTERFSKHFADAPVIEVSGRTWPVELRYRPLGDPEADEEDLTLSQGIARGLTELWREGPGDVLVFLPGEREIRDAADYLGKQSLRNSEILPLYGRLSSKDQDRVFHPDGRSRRVILATNVAETSLTVPGIRYVIDSGLVRLSRYSYRSKVQRLPIEGVSQASANQRSGRCGRLGPGICIRLYSEEDFESRPAFTEPEIQRSNLASVILQMRLLKLGDPDDFPFVDPPEEGLIRDGFRLLEELRALDERRQLTEDGRRMARLPVDPRQGRMLLEAGRLGSLAEVLVIVAALSIQDPRERPSTARQAADECHAVDSDPRSDFLALFNLWQRYRRETAGLSRNQRRKWARRQFLAPMRMEEWGDLLRQLRLALRDMGLKGSEQAAEYPEIHRALLSGLLTQVGRKGEGHAYEGPRGQQFWVFPGSGLFQKSPKWLMAAELVQTSRTFARTVAGVEPQWIEQAAGHIVKREYFEPHWQAGKGRVAAYERVSLFGLDLVAKRRINFGRVRPQEAREVFLREGLVAARLPETPAFLSHNQRLIEEVRELEAKRRRRDLLREEEELAAFYDRAVPADIHDWPGLRAWLKKQGGAGDKALRMRQDDVMAREVESLEASFPDHVKIQGIPVAVDYHFEPGGERDGATLELPLALINQISQADLDWMIPGWRTERATALIRSLPKALRRQFVPAPDFAGAALDAMQPGEPMKLALGRQLQRMSGTEIPQDAWRDEQVPDYLHVVVRLVDGQGRAVDEGSDLSALQARHGHRASESLASAESDEWPRRKTRHWDFGRIPNEVAVERHGVTVTAWPALRDTGSEVELVLHDDRPSADALSHGGIRRLVALRLKQQADAVRKLKGLDRIALRFRKLGDRKTLEEALLRLTLDEAVLDGEEQPRDEAGFEALCRQHSADIIPTGERWRDWLETVMKQHDDIRRRLSGRMNPVLLKAAREIGEQLDYLIFPGFLDGIARQRLSAYPRYLQAVEKRLDRLEQGNPRDQKLSAAIRPHQERLRQRFPEAADQCRHDPDSPLLHYRWMVEEYRVSLFAQELGTDIPVSAQRLDRAWANY
- the xerC gene encoding site-specific tyrosine recombinase XerC; protein product: MPYVDRNPAPPSDPRSLQAYVHAYIEHLTARHYARQSVQYKRASLIWFLDWCRERGIERIHEITRPVLQRYQRHLYHALGRNGKPLSVQSQCNRLTAIRTWFKFLMRENLILYDPASELELPKREKRLPKHTLTAEEAEKIMSQPDVGTPAGLRDRAMLEVLYSTGIRRAELLNLELADINHAAGILAIRQGKGRKDRFVPIGERALAWIDKYLDDGRAVPATETGPVFVDETGRPLDPHRVSRAVKKYIGQAGVEKEGRCHLFRHTMATLMLENGADLRYIQQILGHAHLSTTEIYTHVAIHKLKQIHSATHPATLPEGVADRLKTARGEASDDEPTAQDVLDALDREAMEDNEEER